One window from the genome of Acinetobacter sp. ANC 7912 encodes:
- a CDS encoding DUF924 family protein, which yields MNYEDILNFWFSDEAQPNWFAKNEQFDQSLTEKFSEILQQASQAELWSWRKSVEGRLAEIIVLDQFSRNIYRGTARAFAQDSLALALAQEAISQDLDKQLSPEQRSFLYMPFMHSESKLIHEFALKLFQRLGNQANLEYEIKHKIIIDRFGRYPHRNQILGRESTEEELSFLTQPDSSF from the coding sequence ATGAATTATGAAGATATTTTAAATTTCTGGTTCAGTGATGAGGCTCAGCCGAACTGGTTTGCCAAAAACGAGCAGTTCGACCAAAGTTTGACTGAAAAATTTTCAGAAATTCTGCAGCAGGCCAGCCAGGCGGAACTGTGGTCATGGCGTAAATCGGTGGAAGGCCGTCTGGCAGAAATCATCGTCCTGGATCAGTTTTCACGCAATATTTATCGGGGAACAGCGCGTGCTTTTGCCCAGGACAGCCTGGCGCTGGCACTGGCTCAAGAAGCCATCAGCCAAGATCTGGACAAGCAATTGAGCCCGGAACAGCGTTCCTTTTTGTATATGCCATTCATGCACAGTGAATCCAAGCTGATACATGAATTTGCACTGAAATTATTTCAGCGCCTCGGCAATCAAGCCAATCTCGAATATGAAATTAAGCATAAAATCATTATCGACCGTTTTGGACGCTATCCGCATCGCAACCAGATTCTGGGCCGTGAATCGACCGAGGAAGAACTCAGTTTCCTGACCCAGCCGGACAGTAGTTTCTAG
- a CDS encoding CC0125/CC1285 family lipoprotein: MNKTIIALALAGSALLSGCATTPSKPLTFDQLGQYTTTPLNAQTYRISFKARPNMSFGTAEEITLVKAAQTTVQNGFQFFRVKDDPSNLTHQPPREAIVYPSPRPYPYGYYRRHPYGWYDPFYDMPYRVTVEPAQVGYTIECFKQGQAPQDAFDARLILQSLGQKYGLSPSGEMLQPQPATTNNK; this comes from the coding sequence ATGAATAAGACCATCATTGCCCTAGCCCTTGCAGGCTCCGCCCTGCTCTCGGGTTGTGCAACAACGCCATCCAAGCCACTCACCTTCGACCAGCTCGGCCAGTACACCACCACGCCGCTAAATGCCCAGACTTATCGCATCAGTTTTAAGGCACGACCAAATATGAGCTTTGGTACAGCTGAAGAAATTACCTTGGTCAAAGCTGCACAAACGACCGTGCAGAATGGCTTCCAGTTCTTCCGGGTCAAGGATGATCCCAGCAATTTAACCCATCAGCCACCACGTGAAGCGATTGTCTATCCGAGCCCAAGACCGTATCCGTATGGCTATTATCGCCGCCATCCCTATGGCTGGTATGATCCATTCTATGACATGCCCTACCGCGTGACCGTGGAACCGGCACAGGTCGGCTATACCATCGAATGCTTTAAACAGGGACAGGCGCCACAGGATGCCTTTGATGCACGGCTGATCCTGCAGTCGCTGGGACAAAAATATGGCCTGAGTCCAAGCGGTGAAATGCTACAGCCACAGCCAGCGACGACTAATAATAAATAA
- a CDS encoding DUF445 domain-containing protein, whose protein sequence is MPEQTSSPSLQRSKRFATMALLTAVLAWLALMVAAKLLPQYIWLIHILMLSAEAGVVGGLADWYAITVLFRNPFGRLPIPKFLRDHTEIIPRNKARIAESMGRFVQENFLSPQIVQRSLANTDLSLAAGRWLANPANNLQVTQVIQQTAPRIFEFVGQEQISSFIQTNSVQWVKNTQINHLASEMLRAVLENDFHQDVLQRGLDLVHVWMTSHPDQTRELTRTLFKEMGVWKLAKGASWIGIDVQQRSIDSVIQRVEAMLADPQHPWRLKIEESAQQLMLELANNDSEASQRLNNAKDALLDSPQVLNFIGGAVVILCDAIKADLEKPDSGIAENLRIAIQQVGENIMSNDSVRELLNNRMSGLAVELSDQYSEKVIRFISERIHEWDSREMISKIENEVGGDLHMIRVNGVVVGGFIGLALGIIRAVVEHLL, encoded by the coding sequence ATGCCAGAACAGACCAGTTCACCGAGCCTACAACGCAGCAAACGCTTTGCTACCATGGCTTTGCTTACGGCCGTACTGGCCTGGCTGGCACTAATGGTGGCTGCCAAACTGCTACCGCAATATATCTGGCTGATCCATATCCTGATGCTTTCAGCAGAAGCCGGTGTGGTCGGTGGTCTGGCGGACTGGTACGCGATTACCGTGCTGTTCCGCAATCCTTTTGGCCGGTTACCGATTCCAAAGTTCCTGCGGGATCATACCGAAATCATTCCACGCAACAAGGCGCGGATTGCTGAATCCATGGGTCGCTTTGTGCAAGAAAATTTCCTGTCGCCGCAAATCGTGCAGCGCAGTCTGGCCAATACTGACCTGAGTCTGGCCGCAGGTCGCTGGCTGGCCAATCCGGCCAATAATCTTCAGGTCACCCAGGTGATCCAGCAGACTGCACCGCGGATCTTTGAATTTGTCGGTCAGGAGCAAATTTCCAGCTTTATCCAGACCAACAGTGTGCAGTGGGTCAAAAACACCCAAATCAACCATCTGGCCAGCGAAATGCTGCGTGCCGTGCTGGAAAATGACTTCCATCAGGATGTGTTACAGCGTGGACTAGATTTGGTGCATGTCTGGATGACTTCGCATCCAGACCAGACCCGTGAACTGACCCGTACCCTGTTTAAGGAAATGGGTGTGTGGAAACTGGCCAAAGGGGCCAGCTGGATCGGTATTGATGTCCAGCAGCGCAGTATTGATTCTGTCATTCAGCGCGTCGAAGCCATGCTCGCTGATCCCCAGCATCCATGGCGACTGAAAATTGAAGAGTCGGCACAACAACTGATGCTGGAACTGGCCAACAATGACAGTGAAGCTAGCCAGCGTCTGAATAATGCCAAGGATGCCCTGCTGGATAGCCCACAGGTGCTCAATTTTATCGGGGGTGCGGTGGTGATTCTGTGTGATGCCATCAAGGCCGATCTGGAAAAACCGGATTCTGGCATTGCCGAAAACCTGCGTATTGCGATTCAGCAGGTCGGGGAAAATATCATGTCCAATGACTCAGTACGTGAATTACTGAATAATCGTATGAGCGGCCTGGCGGTAGAGCTCAGTGACCAATATAGCGAGAAAGTGATCCGTTTTATTAGTGAACGGATTCATGAATGGGATTCACGCGAGATGATCAGCAAGATTGAAAATGAGGTTGGTGGTGACCTGCATATGATCCGCGTCAATGGTGTGGTAGTCGGTGGGTTTATCGGTTTGGCACTGGGGATTATTCGTGCTGTGGTCGAACATCTACTCTAA
- a CDS encoding IS982-like element ISAba825 family transposase produces MSTEEFIIIVYLIIEEIYPTIISEPLRKRGFPPALTDIEIITMQIVGECLKMDTDKSIWMFFKNNYLSWFPHLGSYPNFCKHCANLWQVHQKITAQLTAHYGQDHIHFIDGFPIPVCRYSRAKRHKNFKEHAGFSYCAAQQEKYYGFKGHLVINLEGMITGYTFAPANVDERDVAPEITENIHGLLGADKGYLRPSLKEYYKFQYVDLQTPLRKNMPDSRSQESMRLLMRARRKIETVIGQLTDRFNIQKVRARDLWHLSHRFIRKILSHTVCVVMNKKCGYSPIQFEKLI; encoded by the coding sequence ATGTCCACTGAAGAATTTATCATCATTGTCTATTTAATCATAGAGGAAATTTACCCAACTATAATCTCTGAACCATTAAGAAAACGTGGTTTTCCACCTGCTTTAACCGATATTGAAATTATCACAATGCAAATTGTTGGTGAGTGTCTCAAAATGGATACGGATAAAAGCATATGGATGTTTTTTAAAAACAATTACTTAAGTTGGTTCCCTCATTTAGGTTCATATCCTAACTTTTGTAAGCATTGTGCAAACTTATGGCAAGTTCATCAAAAAATCACAGCCCAATTAACTGCACATTATGGTCAGGATCATATTCATTTTATTGATGGATTTCCTATACCTGTTTGTCGTTATAGTCGAGCAAAAAGACACAAGAATTTCAAAGAACATGCAGGTTTTAGTTATTGTGCTGCACAACAAGAGAAATACTATGGTTTTAAAGGGCATCTTGTAATTAATTTGGAGGGTATGATTACTGGCTATACTTTCGCTCCAGCAAATGTAGATGAGCGTGATGTTGCACCAGAAATCACAGAAAATATTCATGGGTTACTAGGTGCAGATAAAGGTTACTTAAGACCCAGCTTGAAAGAATACTATAAATTTCAGTATGTTGATCTACAAACTCCTTTAAGAAAGAATATGCCGGACTCTAGATCTCAAGAATCAATGAGGTTGCTTATGAGAGCACGAAGGAAAATTGAAACGGTCATTGGTCAATTAACTGATCGCTTTAATATTCAAAAAGTAAGGGCAAGAGATTTATGGCACTTATCGCATCGTTTTATCAGAAAGATTTTGTCACATACGGTCTGCGTCGTTATGAATAAAAAATGTGGTTATTCGCCGATTCAATTTGAAAAGCTTATTTAA
- the argS gene encoding arginine--tRNA ligase codes for MNTAIQAALDHAVQTLKAQNVLPSDWNNTSNLTRTKDRSHGDFASNIAMIASKAAGMKPRDLAEKILAALPEVADISKAEIAGPGFINFFLNADQRFAVLDQIQAQKENFGRTQANAEKRIQVEFVSANPTSSLHVGHGRGAAYGMTVANLLEATGAKVDREYYVNDAGRQMDILATSTYLRYLELQGQELVFPKNAYQGDYVKEIAQSIIDKDGDVYVRPVADVYKDVPEDVQYAPEPDADGNKVVLSGDKEKHIDGLIHNSQNLLGEGYRVFHQAALKAILDDIKDDLGEFGVTFNQWFSEATLTEKIDEALQTLDQRGFLYEKDGNIWFKSTEFGDEKDRVVKRRNGQTTYFASDIAYHLNKLQRGYTDIVDIWGSDHHGYIARVKAAIDAMGYDSKKLTVLLVQFVSLWRGGEMVQMSSRSGQFVTLRDLRKEVGNDAARFYYVMRKSEQHIDFDLDLAVSQSKDNAVYYIQYAHARICRMLEKAAATGVNFDATAARAFAAKLELDAETEILAKLAAYPEIVVRAANNYEPHQVGNYLKELAALFHGWYNENKVLGDDAELTQARLLLSINVRQVLRNGLELLGVSAPESM; via the coding sequence ATGAATACGGCAATCCAAGCAGCTCTCGATCATGCAGTGCAAACCTTAAAGGCACAAAACGTACTCCCATCTGACTGGAACAACACAAGTAATTTGACGCGTACCAAAGACCGTAGCCACGGTGACTTTGCATCAAATATTGCCATGATCGCGTCTAAAGCTGCGGGAATGAAACCGCGTGATTTAGCAGAAAAAATCCTTGCTGCCCTGCCTGAAGTTGCAGACATCAGCAAAGCTGAGATTGCAGGCCCGGGTTTTATCAACTTTTTCCTGAATGCGGATCAGCGCTTCGCAGTTCTAGACCAGATTCAAGCGCAAAAAGAAAACTTCGGTCGCACCCAAGCCAATGCGGAAAAACGCATCCAGGTAGAATTTGTATCTGCTAATCCGACTTCTAGCCTACACGTCGGTCATGGCCGTGGTGCTGCCTACGGAATGACCGTTGCAAACCTGCTGGAAGCCACTGGTGCGAAAGTGGATCGTGAATATTATGTCAACGATGCTGGCCGTCAGATGGATATCCTGGCGACCTCTACGTACCTGCGTTATTTGGAACTACAAGGTCAGGAACTGGTATTTCCGAAAAATGCCTATCAAGGCGACTATGTTAAAGAAATCGCACAAAGCATTATCGACAAAGATGGTGATGTCTATGTCCGTCCAGTCGCAGACGTTTATAAAGACGTGCCTGAAGACGTGCAATATGCACCAGAACCCGATGCGGATGGCAACAAAGTCGTTCTGTCAGGTGACAAAGAAAAACATATCGATGGCCTGATTCATAACTCACAAAATTTACTGGGTGAAGGCTACCGTGTCTTCCATCAGGCTGCGCTGAAAGCCATTCTAGATGACATTAAAGATGACCTGGGTGAATTTGGTGTCACTTTCAACCAATGGTTCAGCGAAGCAACCCTGACTGAAAAAATTGATGAAGCGCTACAGACTTTAGATCAGCGTGGCTTCCTATACGAAAAAGATGGCAACATCTGGTTTAAATCGACCGAATTTGGTGATGAAAAAGACCGCGTGGTAAAACGCCGTAATGGTCAAACCACCTATTTCGCTTCTGACATCGCCTATCACCTGAACAAATTGCAACGTGGCTATACCGATATCGTAGATATCTGGGGTTCAGACCACCATGGCTATATCGCACGTGTTAAAGCTGCCATTGATGCGATGGGCTATGACTCGAAAAAACTGACTGTACTTTTGGTTCAGTTCGTGAGCTTATGGCGTGGTGGCGAGATGGTGCAAATGTCATCTCGTTCAGGCCAGTTCGTGACTTTGCGTGACCTGCGTAAAGAAGTCGGTAACGATGCGGCACGTTTCTACTACGTGATGCGTAAGTCTGAACAGCACATTGACTTCGACCTGGATCTTGCCGTTTCTCAAAGCAAGGACAATGCGGTGTACTACATCCAGTATGCCCATGCGCGTATCTGCCGTATGTTAGAGAAAGCTGCTGCAACTGGCGTAAACTTTGACGCTACAGCTGCACGTGCGTTTGCAGCTAAACTTGAACTGGATGCAGAAACTGAAATCCTGGCCAAACTGGCAGCTTATCCAGAAATCGTGGTGCGTGCCGCGAATAACTACGAACCGCACCAGGTGGGTAACTATCTGAAAGAATTGGCTGCCCTGTTCCACGGTTGGTACAATGAGAACAAGGTACTGGGTGATGATGCAGAACTGACTCAGGCCCGCCTACTGTTGTCTATCAATGTCCGCCAAGTCCTGCGTAACGGTCTGGAACTGTTAGGTGTGTCCGCTCCTGAGTCAATGTAA
- a CDS encoding SPOR domain-containing protein: MFGKTQRGVSERPNKPKKPLIPAWLGTLVIILIVLSFLVALMLWKPWEPVKPNNNQTTSEHYEEEDTNKDYRFYDLLPKQQVTPIPEQAVPETTKQDAVVIVEAPKAEEEQTPAEPGLIDEPAAPVHSYILQVRSYDDPDQADARRAEIILNGLSADVVRSVENGKVWYRVVSGPYDSVEAAVIAQQTLQHSGIDSIVVKQK, translated from the coding sequence GTGTTTGGAAAAACGCAGCGCGGTGTATCTGAACGTCCGAACAAGCCTAAAAAACCATTGATTCCTGCATGGTTAGGCACACTCGTGATCATTTTAATCGTGTTAAGTTTTCTGGTGGCGCTCATGCTATGGAAGCCATGGGAACCTGTAAAACCAAACAACAATCAGACGACTTCTGAACATTATGAAGAAGAGGATACTAACAAGGATTATCGCTTCTATGATCTGTTGCCTAAACAGCAAGTTACCCCAATTCCTGAGCAGGCCGTACCTGAAACCACAAAACAGGATGCAGTGGTCATTGTCGAAGCACCAAAAGCGGAAGAAGAACAAACACCTGCAGAACCCGGATTGATTGATGAACCGGCTGCCCCTGTACACAGCTATATCCTGCAAGTGCGCAGCTATGATGATCCGGATCAGGCTGATGCCCGTCGTGCCGAAATTATTCTGAATGGCCTGTCTGCAGATGTGGTGCGAAGTGTGGAAAATGGCAAGGTCTGGTACCGTGTGGTTTCTGGTCCGTATGACTCGGTTGAGGCTGCCGTGATTGCCCAGCAAACCTTGCAACATAGCGGTATCGATTCAATTGTTGTGAAGCAGAAATAA
- a CDS encoding IS30-like element IS18 family transposase encodes MKKYTQLSQDERYEIYATLKSKSSIANLARELGRSRSTIYRELKRNTGQRGYRAQQAAKFASQRRYRPSSSMTAFAFAYIDYLIGLDWSPEQISGALTQRGWLDVPSHEWIYQYIYQDKSKGGKLHLHLRHQKKYRKRGYKNTDRRGQIIDKTSIHCRDQVIDQRQRLGDFEGDTVIGKHHKGALLTLVDRKSLYVHIVHLGSTRASSQTITCALDRLRMSHAYSVTFDNGKEFSEHKRITDAGIETYFADPYKSIQRARNENTNGLIRQYLPKSSSFDDVSNEQIEQIEFALNHRPRKTLGWYTPSEVMAGFYTVALAA; translated from the coding sequence ATGAAGAAATACACCCAACTTTCTCAAGATGAAAGATACGAAATTTATGCTACTTTGAAAAGTAAAAGCTCAATCGCTAACCTTGCTCGGGAGTTAGGGCGTTCACGATCAACCATCTACCGTGAATTAAAAAGAAATACTGGGCAACGTGGATATAGGGCTCAACAGGCAGCTAAATTTGCAAGTCAAAGACGGTACCGTCCTTCCTCATCAATGACAGCATTTGCCTTCGCCTATATTGATTATTTAATTGGCTTGGACTGGTCACCAGAACAAATTTCAGGTGCTTTAACACAACGCGGTTGGCTGGATGTACCTTCACATGAGTGGATTTACCAGTACATTTATCAAGATAAATCAAAAGGCGGTAAACTCCATCTACACTTAAGGCATCAGAAGAAATATCGAAAACGAGGTTACAAAAACACGGATCGTAGGGGGCAAATCATTGATAAAACAAGTATTCACTGTCGAGACCAGGTCATTGATCAACGACAACGTTTAGGAGATTTCGAAGGTGACACGGTGATTGGTAAACATCATAAAGGTGCTTTATTAACCCTTGTTGATCGAAAGAGCCTGTATGTACATATTGTTCATTTAGGATCAACGAGAGCATCCTCTCAAACGATTACTTGTGCGTTAGATCGTTTACGAATGAGCCATGCTTATAGTGTGACATTTGATAATGGTAAAGAATTTTCCGAACACAAAAGAATTACTGATGCCGGGATAGAGACGTATTTTGCTGATCCTTACAAGTCTATTCAGCGAGCTAGAAATGAAAATACGAATGGTTTAATCCGTCAATATCTGCCAAAATCATCATCGTTTGATGACGTGTCAAACGAACAAATAGAGCAGATAGAATTTGCACTCAACCATCGTCCTAGAAAAACGCTAGGTTGGTATACACCGAGTGAAGTTATGGCTGGTTTTTATACTGTTGCACTTGCCGCTTGA